In Salvelinus namaycush isolate Seneca chromosome 37, SaNama_1.0, whole genome shotgun sequence, the following are encoded in one genomic region:
- the yrdc gene encoding yrdC domain-containing protein, mitochondrial has translation MNTFKFSSYFMILRRVYKSALATRDERARCKELMTKMLRLSPQSVVNGPSAQCEERLQDGAEILNSTVKALKDGQVVAVPTDTIYGLACLAQNSNAIKKVYDIKGRKGQKPLAICVGEIKDIYKYCKVSVKEELIGELLPGPVTLVLERAEVLNTDLNPFTPLVGVRIPDHAFMRRLCQMCGEPLALTSANISSHSSTVAIHEFQDLWPRLAVVVDGGPIGDKSRLGSTVVDLSVLGKYRIIRPGCAFSSTVDVLEHKYGLSEDTGDQ, from the exons ATGAATACCTTTAAGTTTAGTTCTTACTTCATGATATTAAGACGGGTTTATAAGTCAGCCTTAGCGACCCGAGACGAAAGAGCTAGGTGCAAAGAACTGATGACTAAAATGCTTCGCTTGTCACCGCAGTCCGTCGTGAATGGACCATCTGCCCAGTGTGAGGAAAGACTGCAAG ATGGTGCTGAAATCCTGAATTCAACAGTGAAGGCACTGAAGGATGGGCAAGTTGTGGCTGTGCCGACGGACACAATATATGGGCTGGCTTGCTTGGCTCAGAATTCCAATGCCATCAAAAAGGTGTATGACATCAAAGGACGTAAGGGTCAGAAACCACTGGCCATTTGTGTTGGAGAAATCAAAGACATTTACAA GTACTGTAAGGTGTCAGTCAAGGAAGAGCTGATAGGGGAACTGTTGCCTGGCCCTGTCACTCTAGTTCTGGAACGAGCTGAAGTACTCAACACTGACCTCAATCCCTTCACTCCG TTAGTAGGAGTGCGCATCCCGGACCATGCCTTCATGAGACGCCTCTGCCAGATGTGTGGGGAACCTCTTGCCCTCACCAGCGCCAACATCAGCTCACACTCCAGCACTGTGGCTATACAT GAGTTCCAGGATCTGTGGCCCCGGTTAGCAGTGGTGGTGGATGGCGGACCAATAGGAGACAAGAGTCGGTTGGGGTCAACAGTGGTCGACCTATCGGTGCTCGGCAAATACCGCATCATCAGACCTGGCTG TGCCTTCTCTTCCACAGTTGATGTGCTGGAGCACAAATATGGACTGTCAGAAGACACAGGGGATCAGTGA